The Aliidongia dinghuensis genome contains the following window.
CCCGAAGTTGGTGGCGAGCAGCGCCACCGTATAGGCGCCGACCGCGTAGAACGCGACATAGCCCAGGTCGAGCAGGCCGGCGAGGCCGACCACGATGTTCAGTCCCCAACCGAGCATGACGTAGATCAGCACGTTGGTGCCGAAGTCGATCAGGTAGTTCGAGGTGAAGAACGGCAGCACCACGGCGACGAGAAAGCCGACGGCGCCGATCTTCGCCTGGTTCTGGGCGACGGACGCGGCCAGCCGGTCCATGGCGCTCGGGCCCGACTTCTTCTGCTCGCTCGGGATCACCGCGCGGCGCGCCATGAAGAGGTTCATGGCGAGGCGGCCCAGGAACACGACTGCAACGATCCAGGCGACCGTATCGAAATGCCGGGTGATGATGAGCGTGCCGCCGGACTCGTCGGTCTTGAGCCCGATGGTCGGAACGGTCAGCACGAGCGCGACGACGGCGGTCAGGAGCGCGTTCTGCACGGCACCCAAGAACCCGTTGCGGCTTCCGGCCGCAGCATTGACGGCGGCCATCAGACCTTCTCCACCTCAGGCCGACCGAGCAGACCGGTCGGACGGAAGATCAACACCAGAACCAGCACCATGAAGACGGCGACATCCTTGTAGGCGATGGAGAAATAGGCGGACCAGAAGGCCTCGATGAGCCCGATCAGCACGCCGCCAAGCATGGCGCCCGGCAGCGAGCCGATGCCGCCCAGCACGGCGGCGGTGAACGCCTTCACGCCGGCGAGGAAGCCGATGAAGAAGTCGATGACGCCGTAGTAGAGCGTGAACATCAGGCCGGCGACAGCGGCCAATCCTGCGCCCATGACGAAGGTCAGCGAGATCGTCCGGTCGACATTGACGCCAAGGAGGGCCGCCATCGTGCGGTCCTGCTCGCATGCCCGCTGGCTGCGGCCGAGCGAGGTGCGCTGGATGACGCCGGTGAAGCCGATCATGAGCGCCACGGTGAGCACGATGATGAGGATCTGCAGGTAGCTGATCTGGACGGTGAAGCCGTGGCCCTCCAGGAGCTGAATGCCGCCGCGCAGGATCGGCTGCAGCGGCTTGGGTCTGGCACCCTGGAACACCTGGATGAAGCTCTGCAGGAAGATCGACATGCCGATGGCCGAGATGAGCGGCGCCAGCTTGAAGCTCTCGCGCAATGGCCTATAGGCGACGCGCTCGACCGACCAGCCGAACATGGACGTGAAGATCATTGTCACCACAAGGACGATCAGGATCGCCACGACCGCCGAACTGGCCCCGACCGAACTCAAGATCAGGAAGCTGATCAGCGAGATGAAGGAACCGATCATGAAGATTTCGCCGTGGGCGAAATTGATCATGCCGATGATGCCGTAGACCATGGTGTAGCCGATCGCGATGAGGCCGTAGACGGCGCCCAGCGTCAGCCCATTGATCAGTTGCTGGAGAAAATATTCCATCATCCCCCGTACGCGCCAAGTTCAGGCCGCCAGGATGAGCAGAAACACGCCGCCGGAAACGCCCGGCAGGCCGTTCCGCCCGCTCCCTTTAAGCCCCCTGTCTCCCGTGTGCTGGACGCCCGCTTGTTCGGGTCGCCAGGACATCTTTCGTAATCGTGAAAGTAACTGCCGACGATACCGGCGGCAAGCACCTTTGAAATCACGCCGTTCAGAGATCTAGCCCATAACGCAGCATGATCGCAACCGAAACGGCGCAACCCATATACAGTTTCTAGTGTAACATATCGCAACCTAATTTTTGCCGGGCGCAACCGTGCATCAGCCGATCGGCAAGTCGCAGTCCCAATAGGGCGGCTGACCGATGCGCGCCGCCATGAAGTCGAGAAACGCGCGGACCTTGGGCGAAACGATGCGCTTCGGCGGATAGACGCCCCAGACGGCGCGCTCAGGCCCCGGCGCGATCATCCAGGCCCATCCGGTCAGCAGCGGCACGAGCCGGCCGGCGCGCAGGTCGTCGGCAACGAGCCATGTCGGCAGCAGCGCCAACCCCAGATTGTCCCGCACGGCCTGCAGCAGCGTCTCGGAATCGTTGGCGCGGAAGCTGCCCTCGATCCGGATCTCCGCGGCGTCCGCCTCCGGCTCCCCAACGGGGCGACAATACCACGCACCGCCCGGCAGCAAGGCAAAGGCCAAGCAGTCGTGCCGAGCGAGATCGCCCGGCGCTTCCGGCGCACCATGCCGCCGCAGATAACCGGGGGCGCCGACCAGCAGGCGGCGCTGCGGCGCCAAGCGCCGGGCGACCAGCGTCGAATCGGCGAGCGCGCCGATGCGCACGGCCACGTCCGCTCCGCTCTCGATCAGGTTCACCGTCGCGTCCGTCAGCGTCACGTCGAGGCGGATCAGCGGATGCAGCGACCGGAAGTCCTTAAGATGCGGCACGACATGCCGGCGGCCAAAGGCACCCGGGATATTGATCCGCAGCAGGCCCTGCGGCCGGGCATTGAGCGATCGCGTCGCCTCCCGCGCCTCCGCGACCTCGGCCAGGATTGCGGTCGCCCGCTCGTGGAACGCCGTGCCGGCCTCCGTCAGGTGCAGCCGCCGGGTCGAGCGGTTGAGCAGCGCAGCCCCCAGATCCGCCTCGAGCGCGCTTACGTAGCGCGAGACGGTCGAGACCTTGAGATCCGCTTCGGCTGCAGCTTTTGAGAAGCTGCCGAGATCGACAGCGCGGACGAAGGCCCGCATGGCGGCCAGATAGTCCATCGCCCTCCCCTTGCGCGCAAAAATTGGCGGCAATCCCGCGCCACAGCGTCGCCATTCATCCCTTTTCTGCAAGAAAGATTCGACGGGAGAGACGTTTCGGCACCCGCGGACGGGCGCCATTCTTCGGGCACGGCATCCGTCACGAGGAGAAGATCGATGGTCATGCGAAACGTATCGCACGGGGGCCGGCCGTGATCGGCGCCCTCTTCACCCTACTCGGCTGCCAATTTCTGGGTGAACTCCTGCGCGATGCCCTGCATCTGCCGATCCCAGGCCCGGTCGTCGGCATGATCCTGCTCGCCGTCGGCCTCGCGCTGCGCGGTGACGGAAGGGCCGAGGCCGAAGCATCCTCGGCGCTCGACCGGACCGCGGGCGTCCTGCTCGAGCATATGGGCCTGCTGTTCGTGCCAGCGGGCGTCGGGGTCATCACCTCGGCGGGCCTGCTCCGGACGGAATGGCTGCCGATCCTGGGCGGCCTCTTGGGCTCGACGGTGCTCAGCCTCGGCGTCACCGGCATCGCCATGCATCGTCTCGGCCGCCGCTCGGCGCAGCCCTGCGCGACACCCGCCCGCCACGGCCGGCAAGAGGCAAGATCATGAGCCGGATCGTTCTGGCACTCTGGGCGCCGCTCGCGCCCACGCCCCTGCTCTGGATCGCCGTGACGCTCGCCGCCTATCTCGGCGCCCGTTCCCTGCAGCGCAGCGCCGGCGGCACGCCGCTTCTAAATCCGGTGCTGCTCGCCATCGCCGCGGTCGCAGCCCTCGTGCTCGCGACCGGCACCCCGTACGGCACCTACTTTCAGGGCGCCGGGTTCATCCATTTCCTGCTGGGGCCGGCGACGGTCGCACTCGCCATCCCGCTTGCCCGCAACCTGCCCCACGTCCGCCGCAGCCTCCACGGTGTGGGCCTGGCGCTCCTTGCCGGCTCGACGACGTCGATCACGGGCGGCATCGGCCTGGTCTGGCTCCTGGGCGGCAGCCGAGCGGTGGCGCTCTCCATGGCGCCCAAGGCCGTCACCACGCCCATTGCCATGGCTGTGTCTGAGGAGATCGGCGGCATCCCGGGGCTCACCGCCGCCCTCGCCATCGTCGGCGGCATCGTGGCCGCGATTGTCGGGCGGCGCCTGCTCAGCTGGCTCAAGATCGACGACTGGCGGGCCCACGGGCTTGCGGCGGGCGTCGCCGGCAGTGGCGTCGCCGCGGCCCAGGTCGCGGCCGAAGACGGGCTGGGTGCCGCCTTCGCCGCTCTCGGCATCGCGCTCAACGGCCTCCTGACCGCCCTCGTGGTGCCGCTCGCCCCGCTCTTGTGGCGCTGAGCCCGCCGCTTACTCCGCGCCGCGCTTACTCTTCGTCGAGGTTCGGCAGCATGCCGAGCGCGCGCATATAGACCTCGAGCATGGTCTCTTCCTCGTCGAGCTCGGCGCGGTCGCGCTTCCGAATCGAGATGATCTTGCGGATGATCTTGATATCGAAGCCGTTGCCCTTGGCCTCGGCGAACACGTCCTTGATGTCCTCGGCCAGGGCCTTCTTCTCTTCCTCCAGCCGCTCGATGCGCTCGATGATCGTGCGGAGCTGCTCGCCGGCGATGCCGCCGACGTCGGCCGGCCGCGCCTTCTGAGAGCCGTTCGTCTGCGCCTCGTCGAAATCGACCATGGTCGTCGTGTCCTCTTGTCTCGCTCTGCATTCACGGGGGCGGCCGGACGAGCCTCGGATCGGGACCGCCCCATCGCCTCGAAAGGCGCGCGACCATATCGACGGCCGGCCATGCGTGCAAGCCGGTGCGCTTCTGCCGAGAGCGGCGTTAGTCCTCCGGGCCTTGCCGCAGCGCCACCGCTGCTGCTATAGCCCGCTCGTGATCCGGCCGCTGGCCGGATCGGCCATTTTCTTGAGGATTTGGAGACAGGCATGGCAACGTTCACCGACTACAAGGTCGCGGACATCAATCTGGCGGGCTGGGGCCGCAAGGAAATCGCGATCGCCGAGACGGAAATGCCGGGCCTGATGGCGCTGCGCCGTGAATTTGGCGCGACGAAGCCGCTCAAAGGGGCCCGCATCGTCGGCTGCCTGCACATGACGATCCAGACGGCGGTGCTGATCGAGACGCTGGTAGAGCTTGGCGCCACCGTGCGCTGGTCATCCTGCAACATCTTCTCGACCCAGGATCAGGCCGCGGCCGCCATCGCCGCCGCCGGCATCCCGGTGTTCGCCTGGAAGGGCGAGACGGAAGAGGAATTCTGGTGGTGCATCGAGCAGACGCTGCGCGGCCCCGACGGCTGGACGCCGAACATGGTGCTGGACGACGGCGGCGACGCGACGCAGATCCTGCACGACAAGTATCCGGAGATGCTGAAGGACATCCGCGGCATCTCGGAAGAGACGACCACGGGCGTGCATCGCCTCTATGAGATGATGAAGGCGGGCACGCTCGCGGTGCCGGCGATCAACGTCAACGACAGCGTGACGAAGTCGAAGTTCGACAATCTCTACGGCTGCCGCGAGAGCCTGGTCGACGGTATCAAGCGCGCGACCGACGTCATGATGGCGGGCAAGATCGCCGTCGTCGCCGGCTTCGGCGACGTGGGCAAGGGCTCGGCCGCCTCGCTCCGCAGCCAGGGCGCCCGCGTCATGGTGACCGAGATCGACCCGATCTGCGCCCTGCAGGCGGCGATGGAAGGCTACCAGGTCGTGACCATGGACGAGGCCGCCCCCTTGGGCGACATCTTCGTGACCGCGACCGGCAACGTCGACGTCATCACGCTCGACCACATGCGCGCCATGAAGGACCGCGCGATCGTCTGCAACATCGGCCACTTCGATAGCGAGATCCAGATCGCCTCGCTGCGCAACTATGTCTGGGAAGAAGTGAAGCCCCAGGTCGACGAGGTCGTGTTCCCCGACGGCAAGCGCCTGATCGTGCTCGCCAAGGGCCGGCTCGTGAACCTGGGCTGCGCCACCGGCCACCCGAGCTTCGTCATGAGCGCGTCCTTCACCAACCAGGTGCTGGCGCAGATCGAGCTCTGGGTGAACCACGCCAAGTACGAGCGCAAGGTCTACGTGCTGCCGAAGCATCTCGACGAGAAGGTGGCGGCACTCCATCTCGAGAAGCTGGGCGCGAAGCTCACCAAGCTCAGCACCGAGCAGGCCAAGTACCTCGGCATCGAGGAGAAGGGCCCGTTCAAGGCCGACCACTACCGCTACTAGTAGAACAAGTGGGGGGAGCACGGGTGCGGGCTCCCCGCCCCTCTTCGGGCCTTTCGGCGGCGCAGTTTCGATGCGCCGCCGAAACCGTTTCTGAGCCGAAACAGCATCGCTTGTGGCGGGCGCGCCGAGCCCTTACCATGAGAACCATGAACGTGCCGACCGCCGCCGCGATCTGGGTGACGCTCACCGGTTGCGCCAGTGCATCCGGGCCGGGACGTGCCGCATGTTGACCGAACTGCTTCTCGTCGTCGCGATCGGCGCCGGCATCGGCGCGCACGAGCGGCAACGGCGCCTGCGCCGGCGGGCGGAACGGGCGGGAGCACTCCTGTCGGCGGGGCTCGGCACGATCTCCGGCGTCTGCTACCGCTATGTCGACGGCCGGGCGATCCGGATCGACGGACGCGGCGACGATCCCGTATGGCCGCTGGTGCTGGACGACCTGCTGCGCTTGGCCCCGACCGTGGAAGCGGCCGTGCGCGCCGC
Protein-coding sequences here:
- a CDS encoding ABC transporter permease subunit, with protein sequence MEYFLQQLINGLTLGAVYGLIAIGYTMVYGIIGMINFAHGEIFMIGSFISLISFLILSSVGASSAVVAILIVLVVTMIFTSMFGWSVERVAYRPLRESFKLAPLISAIGMSIFLQSFIQVFQGARPKPLQPILRGGIQLLEGHGFTVQISYLQILIIVLTVALMIGFTGVIQRTSLGRSQRACEQDRTMAALLGVNVDRTISLTFVMGAGLAAVAGLMFTLYYGVIDFFIGFLAGVKAFTAAVLGGIGSLPGAMLGGVLIGLIEAFWSAYFSIAYKDVAVFMVLVLVLIFRPTGLLGRPEVEKV
- a CDS encoding LysR family transcriptional regulator, which translates into the protein MDYLAAMRAFVRAVDLGSFSKAAAEADLKVSTVSRYVSALEADLGAALLNRSTRRLHLTEAGTAFHERATAILAEVAEAREATRSLNARPQGLLRINIPGAFGRRHVVPHLKDFRSLHPLIRLDVTLTDATVNLIESGADVAVRIGALADSTLVARRLAPQRRLLVGAPGYLRRHGAPEAPGDLARHDCLAFALLPGGAWYCRPVGEPEADAAEIRIEGSFRANDSETLLQAVRDNLGLALLPTWLVADDLRAGRLVPLLTGWAWMIAPGPERAVWGVYPPKRIVSPKVRAFLDFMAARIGQPPYWDCDLPIG
- a CDS encoding CidA/LrgA family protein, with the protein product MIGALFTLLGCQFLGELLRDALHLPIPGPVVGMILLAVGLALRGDGRAEAEASSALDRTAGVLLEHMGLLFVPAGVGVITSAGLLRTEWLPILGGLLGSTVLSLGVTGIAMHRLGRRSAQPCATPARHGRQEARS
- a CDS encoding LrgB family protein; translated protein: MSRIVLALWAPLAPTPLLWIAVTLAAYLGARSLQRSAGGTPLLNPVLLAIAAVAALVLATGTPYGTYFQGAGFIHFLLGPATVALAIPLARNLPHVRRSLHGVGLALLAGSTTSITGGIGLVWLLGGSRAVALSMAPKAVTTPIAMAVSEEIGGIPGLTAALAIVGGIVAAIVGRRLLSWLKIDDWRAHGLAAGVAGSGVAAAQVAAEDGLGAAFAALGIALNGLLTALVVPLAPLLWR
- a CDS encoding DUF2312 domain-containing protein, with protein sequence MVDFDEAQTNGSQKARPADVGGIAGEQLRTIIERIERLEEEKKALAEDIKDVFAEAKGNGFDIKIIRKIISIRKRDRAELDEEETMLEVYMRALGMLPNLDEE
- the ahcY gene encoding adenosylhomocysteinase, translated to MATFTDYKVADINLAGWGRKEIAIAETEMPGLMALRREFGATKPLKGARIVGCLHMTIQTAVLIETLVELGATVRWSSCNIFSTQDQAAAAIAAAGIPVFAWKGETEEEFWWCIEQTLRGPDGWTPNMVLDDGGDATQILHDKYPEMLKDIRGISEETTTGVHRLYEMMKAGTLAVPAINVNDSVTKSKFDNLYGCRESLVDGIKRATDVMMAGKIAVVAGFGDVGKGSAASLRSQGARVMVTEIDPICALQAAMEGYQVVTMDEAAPLGDIFVTATGNVDVITLDHMRAMKDRAIVCNIGHFDSEIQIASLRNYVWEEVKPQVDEVVFPDGKRLIVLAKGRLVNLGCATGHPSFVMSASFTNQVLAQIELWVNHAKYERKVYVLPKHLDEKVAALHLEKLGAKLTKLSTEQAKYLGIEEKGPFKADHYRY